One genomic window of Ictalurus punctatus breed USDA103 chromosome 23, Coco_2.0, whole genome shotgun sequence includes the following:
- the rims2a gene encoding regulating synaptic membrane exocytosis protein 4 isoform X16 → MGRQSHDATSTTTSTVSCASSGNGRMQRSQSRMSLSASFEALAVYFPCMNSFDEEEGEAGGKKLRSTVQRSTETGLAVEMRSRMTRQASRESTDGSMNSFSSEGNLIFPGVRLSSDSQFSDFLDGLGPAQLVGRQTLATPSMGDIQIGMVEKKGALEVEIIRARGLVGKPGSKSLPAPYVKVYLLENGACIAKKKTKVARKTLDPLYQQQLSFEESPGGKVLQVIVWGDYGRMDHKSFMGAVQILLDELDLSNMVIGWFKLFPPSSLVDPTLAPLTRRASQTSLDSSSARFSRS, encoded by the exons ATGGGAAGACAGAGCCACGATGCCACCAGCACTACGACGAGCACCGTATCATGCGCCAGCTCCGGGAACGGGCGCATGCAGCGCTCGCAGAGCCGCATGAGCCTGTCTGCCTCGTTCGAAGCACTTGCTGTCTACTTTCCTTGCATGAACTCGTTCGACGAAGAGGAAGGAG AAGCAGGAGGCAAGAAACTGCGCAGCACCGTCCAGAGGAGCACCGAGACAGGCCTGGCTGTGGAGATGAGGAGCAGAATGACGCGGCAGGCCAGCCGCGAGTCCACCGACGGCAGCatgaacagcttcagctctgaggGGAA CCTGATCTTTCCTGGAGTGCGACTCTCCTCAGACAGCCAGTTCAGTGACTTCCTGGATGGACTAGGCCCCGCCCAGTTAGTAGGCCGACAGACTTTGGCTACACCTTCCATGG GCGATATTCAGATCGGAATGGTGGAGAAGAAAGGAGCTCTGGAGGTGGAGATCATTCGAGCCCGAGGCCTTGTGGGTAAACCAGGATCTAAGTCACTGCCAG CCCCTTACGTGAAGGTGTACCTGCTGGAGAACGGAGCATGCATagccaaaaagaaaacaaaagtagCACGCAAAACCTTGGACCCTCTTTATCAGCAGCAGCTTTCCTTCGAAGAGAGTCCAGGGGGAAAAGTCTTACAA GTCATCGTGTGGGGAGATTACGGCCGAATGGACCACAAATCATTTATGGGCGCCGTTCAGATACTTTTAGACGAGCTGGACTTGTCCAACATGGTGATTGGCTGGTTCAAGCTCTTTCCCCCGTCCTCATTGGTGGACCCGACGCTTGCTCCTCTGACTCGAAGAGCATCGCAGACATCTCTGGACAGCAGCTCTGCGCGATTCAGCCGCTCGTAG